A single window of Larimichthys crocea isolate SSNF chromosome XII, L_crocea_2.0, whole genome shotgun sequence DNA harbors:
- the dub gene encoding duboraya → MEEEAPSRRSVAELAGKFKRSAPPPDAAGHESEKPVRRRPPRSLNLPKPQGDDQEQPPGVTSPIKPKRNSALIEKLQANLALSPSALLTSPKSPGFRLLPPAFPLPSAGSTQVSTVTTSSTPTPTSPVVASPLTEDEGPASFETPPTVAEGSILSNDSIKGRARHSIRRRPPSRRHRKSSSGDEVGVANERGEDKTAGEGGGEAQTDVVKEDKTDTSTCPEKNTSQEEEISIEPKEKEKKKKEEDNSSTGGEKGDGSSSGRKEEEEKKKKIEGENSATGEVEGDASSSMRKEETEKKKKEEEEKGSTGGEKGDGSSSERKNEDEKKMEGENSSTGGEKEDESSSERKEEKEKKTEEEKGSTGGEKGDGSSSERKEEVEKEEKNSEEKQEDLTEGATKTDGKEEEKIKVIPA, encoded by the exons ATGGAG GAGGAGGCTCCATCCCGGCGCTCTGTGGCTGAACTTGCAGGAAAATTCAAAcgctcagctcctccacctgaTGCTGCTGGACATGAAAGC GAGAAGCCGGTCAGACGCCGACCTCCTCGCTCATTAAATCTCCCCAAACCACAAGGAGACGACCAGGAG cagcctCCAGGCGTCACCTCTCCTATAAAACCAAAGAGAAACTCTGCTCTGATCGAGAAGCTTCAG gccAACCTCGCTCTCTCCCCCTCGGCCCTGCTGACCTCTCCAAAGAGCCCCGGCTTCAGGCTGCTGCCTCCCGCCTTCCCCCTACCCTCTGCTGGCTCCACTCAGGTTTCCACAGTAACCACCTCGTCCACGCCGACCCCCACCAGCCCTGTTGTCGCCTCTCCGTTAACTGAAGATGAAGGCCCTGCCTCCTTTGAAACCCCGCCCACCGTGGCGGAGGGGTCCATCCTCTCGAACGACAGCATCAAG GGCAGAGCTCGCCACTCCATTCGGCGACGTCCTCCATCTCGCCGCCACAGGAAGTCAAGCAGCGGAGACGAGGTCGGTGTCGCCAACGAACGAGGAGAAGACAAAacagcaggagaaggaggaggagaggctcaAACAGACGTGGTGAAGGAGGACAAAACAGATACTTCAACATGTCCTGAGAAAAACACATCCCAGGAAGAAGAGATCAGCATCGAGcccaaagagaaggagaagaagaagaaagaggaagacaacaGCTCCAcgggaggagaaaagggagacgGATCTTCATcagggagaaaggaggaagaggagaagaagaagaagatagagggagagaacaGCGCCACAGGAGAAGTGGAAGGAGACGCATCTTCATCAATGagaaaggaggaaacagagaagaagaagaaggaggaagaagagaagggtTCCactggaggagagaagggagacgGATCTtcatcagagagaaagaatgaagacgagaagaagatggagggagagaacagCTCCAcgggaggagagaaggaagacgAATCTTCAtcagaaagaaaggaggaaaaagagaagaagacggaggaagagaagggTTCCactggaggagagaagggagacgGATCATCatcagagagaaaggaggaagtggagaaggaggagaaaaactctgaggaaaaacaggaagatTTGACTGAAGGAGCAACAAAAACAGACGgcaaggaagaagaaaagatcaAGGTGATTCCTGCATGA
- the guca1d gene encoding guanylate cyclase activator 1d → MGNHGSNLDDILAEDMHHWYNKFMRESPSGLITLFELKTILNLRGMSENANSYVDQVFFTFDMDGDGYIDFVEYIAAISLMLKGEINQKLKWYFKLFDQDGNGKIDREELETIFSAIQDITRNRDIDPEEIVSLIFERIDVKGDGELTLEEFIEGAKDHEDIMDMLKKMMDLTPVLVIIVEGREG, encoded by the exons ATGGGGAACCACGGCTCAAACCTGGACGACATCCTGGCGGAGGACATGCACCACTGGTACAACAAGTTCATGCGTGAGTCTCCGTCGGGCCTAATCACGTTGTTTGAGCTGAAGACCATTCTGAACCTGAGGGGCATGAGTGAGAACGCCAACAGCTACGTGGACCAGGTCTTCTTCACCTTCGACATGGATGGG gacGGTTACATCGACTTTGTGGAGTACATCGCAGCCATCAGTCTGATGCTGAAAGGAGAAATCAACCAAAAACTAAAGTGGTACTTCAAACTGTTTGACCAGGACGGCAACGGAAAAATCGACAGGGAAGAACTGGAAACCATCTTCTCG GCCATCCAGGATATCACACGAAACAGAGACATCGACCCTGAGGAAATCGTCTCGCTCATATTTGAGAGGATCGACGTGAAAGGAGACG GTGAGTTGACCCTGGAGGAGTTCATCGAGGGAGCCAAAGACCACGAAGACATCATGGACATGCTGAAGAAAATGATGGACCTAACGCCAGTGTTAGTCATCATTGTGGAGGGCCGGGAGGGATGA
- the alg8 gene encoding dolichyl pyrophosphate Glc1Man9GlcNAc2 alpha-1,3-glucosyltransferase isoform X2, whose product MLVVENLNYDSPMTVLFQRLSVIFTDVVFIFAVRECCRCVQKQKGSRDVLNRPSFVLAVLLLWNFGLLIVDHIHFQYNGFLFGFLLLSVAKHLQSQHLQGALLFAVLLNLKHIYLYVAPAYGIYLLRSYCFTQDNKDGSISWRSFSPLRLIALGSIVTSVCALSFGPFIAMGQLPQVLSRLFPFKRGLCHAYWAPNIWALYNMLDKSLAILGVRLKLLEEAGLPRASMTGGLVQEFQHSVLPSVSPSITLICTLLSILPAVASIWRRPRGARGFLRCLLLCALASFMFGWHVHEKAILIAILPLSILAVESREDAGIFLVLSTTGHYSLFPLIFTPAELPIKVGLMLMFVIYSFTALRKLHSGQGTLLHPLESVYLLGLVVVAIACEIIFPLSPWQQKLPFLPLLLTSVYCSVGVCYSFLRLYVSLLRQEEKPKQL is encoded by the exons ATGCTGGTGGTGGAGAATCTGAACTATGACAGCCCGATGACGGTCCTCTTCCAGAGGCTTTCGGTCATTTTCACTGATGTGGTTTTCATCTTCGCTGTGAGAGA GTGCTGCAGGTGCGttcagaaacagaaaggttCTCGGGATGTTTTGAACCGGCCGTCTTTCGTCCTGGCTGTTCTGTTGCTCTGGAACTTCGGCCTCCTCATCGTCGACC ATATTCATTTTCAGTATAACGGCTTCTTGTTCGGTTTCCTGCTGCTGTCGGTGGCGAAACACCTGCAG TCTCAACACTTGCAGGGGGCCCTACTGTTCGCCGTCCTGCTCAACCTGAAGCACATTTACCTCTACGTGGCTCCGGCCTACGGCATCTACCTGCTGAGGAGTTACTGCTTCACTCAGGACAACAAAG atGGTTCTATCAGCTGGAGAAGTTTCAGTCCGCTCCGTCTGATCGCTCTGGGCAGCATTGTGACCTCAGTCTGCGCTCTTTCCTTCGGCCCCTTCATTGCCATG ggtCAGCTCCCTCAGGTCCTCTCCCGTCTCTTCCCCTTTAAGCGGGGCCTCTGTCATGCATACTGGGCCCCGAACATCTGGGCGCTCTACAACATGTTGGACAAAAGCCTGGCGATTCTTG GTGTTCGTctgaagctgctggaggaggcggggcttCCTCGAGCCTCCATGACTGGCGGATTGGTTCAGGAGTTTCAGCACTCGGTCCTcccctccgtctctccctccatcacactCATCTGCACTCTGCTGTCCATCCTG CCGGCAGTGGCGTCTATCTGGCGTCGTCCTCGCGGTGCTCGGGGTTTCCTGCGCTGCCTGCTGCTCTGCGCTCTCGCCTCATTCATGTTCGGCTGGCACGTCCACGAGAAGGCCATCCTCATTGCCATCCTGCCGCTcag CATCCTGGCAGttgagagcagagaggatgCTGGGATCTTCCTGGTTCTGAGCACCACGGGTCATTACTCCCTGTTCCCGCTGATTTTCACCCCTGCAG AACTGCCCATCAAAGTGGGTCTAATGCTGATGTTTGTGATCTACTCTTTCACTGCTCTGAGGAAACTTCACAG TGGCCAGGGTACTctgcttcatcctctggagTCTGTCTACCTGCTGGGACTGGTTGTCGTGGCGATCGCCTGTGAGATCATCTTCCCTCTGTCGCCGTGGCAACAGAAGCTGCCCTTCCTCCCCCTGCTGTTGACCTCGGTGTACTGCTCCGTGGGCGTCTGTTACTCCTTCCTGCGTCTGTACGTGAGCCTCCTGAGGCAGGAGGAGAAACCCAAACAGCTGTGA